ttcagttttgccatattgaggagaatgacccgcccttagggatcagtaagaatgatcagccatttagggacttttgtgcattttgtggaggcgagactttgttatttctatgatgaagatgcggatttattaatttgatgaaaacgagacttcattaattggataaagacgaggctttatgaattggatgaagacgaggcttcattacttggagatgaagacgaggcttcattacttggagatgaagacgaggcttcattacttggagatgaagacgaggcttcattacttggagatgaaaacgaggcttcattacttggagatgaagacgaggcttcattacttggagatgaagacgaggcttcattatttggagatgtaTCCCTTTGCTTTctagaactatttttactaatgcattatatcttttagcaagtaattttctagaatctggtttacgatttctccgattgtttagggtaggtggccagccgtaccccaatgtgtgaacctttgtgaaggtttagaagctgttctattccttctagaggaagtaaagctgcccaggggattaacttgctacctatctttgaggtgaagcgatccgcccgtaggacttgtgaacccttctttggaaagggagtgagagagtgtaaagtccttgcgtccaaggaatgttttaactcgtttatggtgtccgaccgaatggtgtccgaccgaatggtgtccgaccgaatggtgatcatctaaagatggatcctcCCATGAGgatgttctcctatctttgaggagaaagttgagggtgtaatgatctcatgtttgagatgattttaacccgcttttgatggtggtcaatcattttcctgtctttgaggagagagttgagctcatttgaaagctcctgagggtctgtgcttcttatctttgtggaaaggggatccgcccgtgatgggatcaattttcctatctttgaggtaattgatccacctgtggaacttatgattcgccagccactggacgtatatcagcactaaaagctaggcaagtgaatataagaagtatggcgagaaaggataaattataaaatataggatactataacagtttaatgcacatataagaatatgtaaaaatactgatttttaggcccatggttccgtcttttctgagcaactagaaccgcatcctcaatgatgtttaacttatgagtaatcacatctgggcttactcctgtggggatctcgttctcctatgtaaatatgctttcagactcaatgagaacttttttaacatcctctttgatctcaagttttaatcctttggcgatccgcatccattttccatcagcaataaggagcgtttctgtgtcgcccaaagctatagtgacaagttaatatttctcaccttcgtcctctttggattgtgggcgaatTGATAGTGACGCtgagtaggtctcttgaaccgTCTTTTGGTTCCTGCTAATaattactcctcctttgttgGTGAGAATGTACCTATGGTGATgatattgcaagaactgcccgtgtctaccattaccCGCCTCATTTCATCTtccatccttcaattgtcaacgcatctgtatgtggagagattactggacctgtttctaatttatttttgggatctgtcttctgcttgtcatcttgttatttgttattctggacaaagctatctagtttgccagctcccagcaagcttcaatgtggtggccaaccaaAGGGTGGTAATAATCTTAGATTGGGTACCCCCTCAAATTTGaccactggaatatttatattacttgTACTAAAGTCCTGTTTATGGAGGAAGAACCCCGATTTTTGTCTTTCTCACGATCTCGATTGTGAGATTCGCCTTTGGTTTTATGTGATGGAGATAACGATTCGCGGCGTATGTCATCTACCTCCCTGAATGCTTGGCATCGTTCAATTAGATTCGCCATATTGCGGGGTTTTCTCCGGATCAGATCCTCCTGTAAGCTTTTACATGTTGTATTTTTGGCCAATGCTTCTGCAGCTGATCCACCGCCGCCTGAACCGCCTATATGTAATCGGTTATGACCTCCTTGGTTTCCTACGGGGACATGACCAATGTCTCCTGGTCGGGAGGATGATGGTGGTGGGCCGGTACTCCGGGGTGTATCAATAGGCCTCTTACTACGTCAGCGTATTGGAGAGGGAGGTGACCTACCTCTGTGAGAAGAGCCCTGTCTTCGTGGCGAAGATGTTTTACGATGCTTCTCATTCGAAACTGACATTTGCACAGTTTTATAGTTAGCTcaagacatgaaagttttgtttatccaatttgtcaattcatcaacccataatggccttaatagttagggacagttACATGATGATCACAaattgatttaatatgttcaaTTCTCTTACGTcggtaaaagaaattctaataatgtcagataaacagtttttatatgaataaacacatccttgtaaaaaaaagggaatgaaataactgtttgacaaaacaatattcaaaaatatgaatttttgatattaaaagtactaaataggagaaaagccatatatagatggtgaattgtacaaggaaaaccaaatatgattttttgcaatttcttctaatagttatatgcatgttcaccCAAAAGACCGACTAGATCTAAATCCTTTGCAattacatgagcaattttatgatattttaatatcaaatgacaaaatcacattgaatggatgattttttccttttgtaaatcccaagatcacgggtcttatacatgcgtttgtactggttcaatgataatatcatattacacttgtcatgcataaaaatatgcgggcatagtaagcatgcaaggtttaatgaaagatttgcgtctatgacttcatcttttacaatttattagatttatcataataacatgtaacgatattcatagcactttataagagtgagagATCTCAATTTTAATCAAAACTGGAATAAGAaatgggaggaaacttatctttttcatcataaaattccagatttaatgtagaaaactctttcccaccaatatatggagaaccgtatctttggatagatttgttgtactgattgagccaaagttggagattgtgatttctattctgttgactccattgttttgttctttgtgaaactctatacaatcaagattttgtgatcttctgtttgttagagatccaccttcaccgcaccaattgataacacagGGAAAactccttgatcggagcacttccctgtgaggcgccgttgggatcggccggggacactccgatgccaaagtcagtaaggaagatcaagagagcaaactgaattgacaaagaataagtgaatgtgtgtaccttgatagcctagggatgtaggctatatatagttggggaattcgtaacctctaggtaactagaaagtctccattaatgctcatttaatggcggttacaagttactcttaacctggtggtttaagactattaatgattcatttaatgatctttatggccgagttggcggttagccgttactgtgatgaattaggtgaaagaggagattcgcctcataggttcgccagcggatctcattGAGCtcaaccgtggagatccgccatctggttcttcttgcggcgttctcaaggtgaatatcccttttggtccttgggataatattctttgatccgtcaaggcatatgtacgctctccttgaaaGATATGGCGGGTCTCTGCTACTTGCTCTCATTGGGCGTATCttgttatggcgtatctcgccatggtccatgtGGCGTGGCAtagtgctagaaactccttctttttcctcattatttgcatattctcccctgcattaattatcattaatgtcacattaatcatgtataaatatttctttcagaaggaataatggtttgccattatttctattaattttcccttattctttattcaagaataatttgggttgttatcaacaTGTGAAACttgaggtttttttattttccaaaattataTGAATGATaaccagataatttttttttggtataaaAACGTGATAAATCTAAAGATTTTGTGAATTATTGGATTTTGGTATCTGTTCATTCTGTTTTAGAAATTGATGCTGATTTTGTTGGTTTATTTTTGGCTTATTTTCTATTCGGGCTGGATTTTACGAAAAAAGGATTAAGAGGCCCATTACAATATAGACGGCCCAATTCAATAAAGGCCATTCTCTTCAAAGTTGTAAACTGCCTCCATAAGGGCAAAAAAGTCTGTTATAGCATCAATACATAAATTGTCAAAGGTATTAGTTCATTACTTATTATACCTCTCTCTGCATTCTCATGTCTGCTTGGATGAAGGTTTCACAAGTTTCATTAAAGGGAGGGGATGGAAGGGGAAGGGAAGGAAAGGGAGGGGAGGAGAGATTATTTGTAGAACCTCCAGATCCCACCAATTTAGTGGGACTGAAATTGAGGTTATTTCAAGGTTTTTGAACCTCCATTTAACCCTCATTTAACCttcatttaaacttaaactCCTAGCCAAGCAAGGTTACATAAGGTTAGAAAAATAACCTCCATTTAAACTCCTTCCCAAGCAAGGTTAGGAAAATAACCTCCCTTTAATGAACCTCCTCTAACCCCCATCCAAGCAGGCCAAGATCTCCAGCACAAATCAAGGTCCTCGTTAAGACTGTATGTATCCATACAAGGTCCATTACAATACAAGGTCAATCCACCTCAGCACAGATCAAGGTCCTTCCTGTAATGAGCCGAGCCCCTCGATAAAAGCACAACATTCATGTTGTGTAAATGAATCCAATTGGAAAGCTAGCAAGTAGGCTTATGAACAAACTCATAAACAAGCTTAATCATAAACAGGTAAACTCGattcaattattattttaaataatagtatgtaaaactttaattttgtaaatttcaaaactatatagtttatGAACATAATGAATGAGTTGTCTACGAGCAAAATTTATGGATAGAATTAACAAATTGCACGTGAACAAATAAACTAGCTGCTCGTGAGTGGCTCGCAGTCaatttaattttcttaatgaaccaagctCGAATATGGTTTTAAGCTTGAACCAAGCTCGAGCTCGCATGAGCAGATCAAAGCTCGACTCGCATTGATTACAGCcccagtatatatatataaatcattgtGTTTAAATTTGTAGAAATcacatttaatttgattttctgCAAATTTATATTCAGAATATCACAAAGCATAAACAGAGTTGTTCAAGTGAGATGAGACATGAGGatttagaaaaagaaacaaTAACATTGATACAGTGTAAGATTCAGAACTGCACAGGAAACAATAAATAGGATCATCCTAGGATCCGCTCCCAACATGAACCAACATTACAATCATTTCATGACCTTAATTGTCTTTATCAGGTCAAACAATGCACACTTGGTTTTTTTCCCAGTGCCCATTTCCAATTTAAAAGGGTTGGAGACTCGGGCTTCTTCGAAATCCACCTGTAGCCCCCTCTATTTCCAGGAACTCAGGGATTTTTCCAACTCTATTCTCTATTCTAATTTACAACACTTCAATTTAACACTAATCACACTTTTTTCCTATTATTCTTCCTCACTAATCTCTACTTAAATTACTTCCTTGAAATTAGCATTCTTTCTTCACCTCAATTAACCTCTCCAATTTGTTGGAGTACACACTGCTTCAACAGATAACCTCTTCAACACATTCGGACATGGATCTTTTCCGAAGTTACTGTTCGATATGGTCACAATGCATCTCTCCTTCCCTACACATTTCTGTACAAACACAAACATGGTGAAAAGGCTGAATTGAATTCATACTTAACATTGAAATGAGGttaatctttaattaattaccttttgaacaatgtcatatGATGCAGGAGCATGGCAAGTTCCTTCCTGGTAGGTTCCACAAGTGCCTAATGGAGTTCCGAAGCTCGCGAATTTAATGGAAGAAATGGTATGTCCTGGACTACACTTTAGGTGAACCTTTGGGCTATGGAACTCTTCTGCTTTCCCATAGCTCTCAATCTGCCAATTCTTAAGAGTTGGGTGAAACTCCGCAACTTCTGCGCAAACACTGGCCACTGATCTCTTCACAAGTGAAATTCTTGACGGATTTCCACCTAGTTCCTCGAAAATTACTAGTAGATTTTCGGTTGGCTTTAACCATGCACGAGGCACGTGATACCTGGAAGTTGAATTATCATCAATGACCATTGCATTATGCATATATATTCCGTTTCCCTTCACAAGTCTAGTAAGAATTTACCATTTCTGTGTCGGTTTGCCGCAACCAACTTGACACTTAGGAGGACGGAACGTGCCTGCATAGCTGCACCCGTTGCAATCACCGCTAGCGTATGCAGTCCAGTATCTCCCTATACTCTGCCCATTGATCCATATTTGACCCTTACCCATCCCCTCCATGTCCAATGCCAATGGTTCATTTCCTTCTGGGGCATTGAAATATGCCTACAAAGATAAGCAGAATATGTTAGAATTATGATTAATTTCAGTGAGAAAATGGAGTTAAACATCTTCAAAATTTCCCACCTTATGCCATGTCAATGGTTGTGGTCTCTGTGCGATTAGCGATGCTTCCATCCACCCAACGGATGAAACACTAGTCGGAGAAACTAGATCCATAGCTTCCCCTTTTAGTCCAACCTGGTATGTCCACTTTTGCCAGGATAGATCCCATTTTCCCTGGTCCAGTCCATGAAGTGCAACTGGTCCTAGAATTCCCGTGTTCCATGACTCAAAGTGTCCGCCGACATTCTTCATATACACAAAACACACAAGTgagaaattaaaaatgaaatggCATCATGTGAATTATCAAAATAAGAGGTCAATAATGGTTGGTTATGCAAACTGACCTGTAATCCCATTGCGACACTCAGCAATGAAATTTTGTTTCTTCCGGCACGTAAATTGACCTTTCCAGTATATTTAATCCTCCTATTCTCTCTTGTTCCAAAGGAAGAACCTATAAAGATGTACTCTGATCAGCTGAGAAGACCATCTTATTGCAGACATAACAAATATGTACATTCATATACCTGAAAGTTGTCCATTAATAAAGATATGCACAGCATGCCCTGCTGATTGAAGAATGAGAGTAGGCATTTCGCCTCCACGCAGAAACGATTCAGATGAACCAATATCAACACTACACGGATATTAAGAGGCATGAGATGACCACAAGTATTTTCATACAAAAGAAAAGCACGAAGAACGAAGCGATCAATTTGTCTCACCTAGTGATGTACCACAAGTAATCACTAGCATCCCTTGTGACATTTATTTGCTCCAAGAGACCCGGAGCCGTAAATGTGGAGCCATCGTCGAGAGAATCTACATCCTCATCATAACTCTGCCATGAAAGCATATCTGATGATGCTGGCAACATTTCCATTTGAGATGTTTGAACTCCGACCTACAAAGGAAAATCAATAAAAACCTCGAATGCTCGAATTCTATTTCTGATTCTGCTGTTTACTTCAGTGCTCGAGTTCTATTTCCTTGTTTACCTTTGCGGTATTGAAGACAACATTTCTGCAATCAGGAAGGATGCTGATAGACCAAGGAGGTAAATTATAGTGCATGTTGTTGAACAACACTCTTGCAGCAGATTTTGTATCGTAGTTTGCAAGGAAAGCTGCACAGTCTCCTGATTCTGAAGAATAGACATGAGCCTGGGAATTACAGATATAGATTGATCAGTATGTAACCAAGTTATATAACATCCTGAATTAAAAGGACTAGAGCAAAACCTGTTGAAAGTTCCCTAATTGCGTCACGATTGGATCAG
The DNA window shown above is from Euphorbia lathyris chromosome 1, ddEupLath1.1, whole genome shotgun sequence and carries:
- the LOC136205752 gene encoding beta-galactosidase 3, whose protein sequence is MGITSVSKLLSLVCLLLCLGFQLIQSSVTYDRKAILINGQRRLLFSGSIHYPRSTPDMWEDLILKAKNGGIDVIETYVFWNVHEPSPGNYNFEGRYDLVRFIKLVQKAGLYAHLRIGPYVCAEWNFGGFPVWLKYVPGISFRTDNEPFKRAMQGYTEKIVNLMKSEHLFESQGGPIILSQIENEYGAQSKSLGAEGYNYMTWAANMAIQTGTGVPWVMCKEEDAPDPVINTCNGFYCDSFAPNKPYKPTVWTEAWSGWFSDFGGPLHQRPVQDLAFAVAKFVQKGGSFVNYYMYHGGTNFGRTAGGPFLTTSYDYDAPIDEYGLIRQPKYGHLKELHRSIKMCEKALVSTDPIVTQLGNFQQAHVYSSESGDCAAFLANYDTKSAARVLFNNMHYNLPPWSISILPDCRNVVFNTAKVGVQTSQMEMLPASSDMLSWQSYDEDVDSLDDGSTFTAPGLLEQINVTRDASDYLWYITSVDIGSSESFLRGGEMPTLILQSAGHAVHIFINGQLSGSSFGTRENRRIKYTGKVNLRAGRNKISLLSVAMGLQNVGGHFESWNTGILGPVALHGLDQGKWDLSWQKWTYQVGLKGEAMDLVSPTSVSSVGWMEASLIAQRPQPLTWHKAYFNAPEGNEPLALDMEGMGKGQIWINGQSIGRYWTAYASGDCNGCSYAGTFRPPKCQVGCGKPTQKWYHVPRAWLKPTENLLVIFEELGGNPSRISLVKRSVASVCAEVAEFHPTLKNWQIESYGKAEEFHSPKVHLKCSPGHTISSIKFASFGTPLGTCGTYQEGTCHAPASYDIVQKKCVGKERCIVTISNSNFGKDPCPNVLKRLSVEAVCTPTNWRG